The following are encoded in a window of Candidatus Fluviicola riflensis genomic DNA:
- a CDS encoding D-glycero-beta-D-manno-heptose 1-phosphate adenylyltransferase, with protein MQDLAAAKATVAAWKSLGEKVVFTNGCFDILHRGHVTYLAHAADFGTKLVVALNTDASVKRLGKGDDRPVNSEDARSYVMSALGFVDLVVLFDNDTPLEVITALEPSVLVKGGDYNADETDRSNKQYIVGSHEVRALGGEVKTVDLVDGFSTTGIIRKLKNG; from the coding sequence ATGCAGGATCTGGCAGCTGCCAAAGCTACCGTTGCCGCGTGGAAATCTCTCGGAGAAAAAGTGGTATTTACTAATGGTTGTTTTGATATTCTGCATCGCGGACATGTTACCTACCTGGCCCACGCAGCCGATTTCGGAACTAAACTCGTAGTCGCGCTCAATACCGATGCTTCGGTGAAACGCTTGGGCAAAGGCGACGACCGGCCCGTGAATTCGGAAGACGCGCGTTCGTATGTGATGTCGGCACTCGGTTTTGTCGATTTGGTCGTTTTATTCGACAACGACACGCCTTTGGAAGTAATCACGGCATTGGAACCTTCTGTTTTGGTAAAAGGTGGCGATTACAATGCTGACGAAACCGACCGTTCCAACAAACAATACATTGTGGGAAGCCACGAAGTGCGGGCGCTGGGCGGCGAAGTAAAAACGGTTGACCTGGTTGATGGCTTTTCGACGACGGGGATTATCCGAAAACTGAAAAATGGTTGA
- a CDS encoding DNA-binding response regulator, which yields MKKVLIVDDEPLARAIIKSFLQAHPDLELVGECGDGFEAAKVIAETNPDLLLLDIQMPKINGFELLEILPDPPAVIFTTAFDEYALKAFEVHALDYLLKPFSAERFSQAIEKWKSVAADTKKQTSAIHYQVPDEQYRVVIKDGSEIKIIPTAEIHYIEAYDDYVKIHTGNGTHLKKKTMSHFETSLPSQQFIRIHRSFILNIQELTRIESFEKNSYIAILKSGARLAISRTSYADLKAVLGV from the coding sequence ATGAAAAAAGTATTGATCGTTGACGACGAACCATTGGCAAGGGCCATTATCAAATCATTTTTGCAGGCGCATCCTGATTTGGAACTTGTGGGAGAATGTGGTGACGGTTTTGAAGCCGCCAAAGTAATTGCGGAAACAAATCCCGATTTGTTGCTGCTCGATATTCAAATGCCGAAGATCAACGGATTTGAACTATTGGAGATTTTACCCGATCCGCCGGCTGTTATTTTCACCACCGCGTTTGATGAATATGCGTTGAAAGCGTTCGAAGTCCACGCCCTGGATTATTTGTTGAAACCATTTTCAGCTGAACGATTCTCACAGGCCATCGAAAAATGGAAATCAGTAGCTGCGGACACCAAAAAACAAACCAGCGCGATTCATTACCAGGTTCCCGATGAACAATACCGCGTGGTAATCAAAGACGGCAGCGAAATCAAGATCATTCCTACGGCTGAGATTCATTACATTGAAGCCTACGACGATTATGTGAAAATCCATACTGGCAACGGAACGCACCTCAAAAAGAAAACGATGAGTCATTTTGAAACGAGCCTGCCATCACAGCAATTTATCCGGATTCACCGTTCGTTCATCCTCAATATCCAGGAACTGACGCGCATTGAGTCATTTGAAAAAAACAGTTACATCGCGATCCTGAAATCGGGCGCGCGGTTGGCGATTAGCAGAACGTCGTATGCGGATTTGAAGGCGGTATTAGGGGTGTAG